A part of Paenibacillus antri genomic DNA contains:
- a CDS encoding response regulator — protein MNEPIRLVVVDDEPYVRKKIRGFLLEERGYRIVGEADNGVAALELAKRVRPDIVIADIGMPVMNGLELLRRLRELPSPPEVLMLTCYDQFEKAQAALRYGAADYVTKLLFKAADFAESLDRVAGKAREAAALRRQAAKERLSVCAAGSPAAPAAIERLSAEMPLGAAVVAVLRASRASAAWAAAQADRPPAAGEGDAAIAFRLDRDAWAFVYYRSARGMRGALAADVAAAWDALFREAPQAFKARLLLTDELRDWREFGEAVRRAHAEADDGLFLPFNAALRLSALPSSAAPLPSPPSEERLARLPRAEAAALLRRWMRSLPGEGGAAAAAWPAARAALPRLLCAAVSAEGAPPLDRYAEASERLQSVFDASELFDAVDRLLDEWANDARRGSAEAGARSEVRQGVEYVHRHYDQDIHLHDVARRVNLSPSWFAALFRAEIGKPFNEYVQRYRLERAKRLLRESDLKVYEVAESVGIANARYFSRLFYDAYGVTPLEYKKGGGG, from the coding sequence ATGAACGAACCGATTCGGCTCGTCGTCGTAGACGACGAGCCTTACGTTCGCAAGAAAATTCGCGGCTTCTTGTTGGAGGAACGCGGCTACCGCATCGTCGGGGAAGCCGACAACGGCGTGGCGGCGCTCGAGCTCGCGAAGCGCGTTCGACCGGACATCGTCATCGCCGATATCGGCATGCCCGTCATGAACGGGTTGGAGCTGCTGCGGCGTCTCCGGGAGCTGCCGTCTCCGCCGGAAGTGCTGATGCTCACCTGCTACGATCAATTCGAGAAGGCGCAAGCCGCGCTGCGATACGGCGCGGCGGATTACGTCACGAAGCTGCTGTTCAAGGCGGCGGATTTCGCGGAGTCGCTGGACCGCGTCGCGGGGAAGGCGCGGGAGGCGGCGGCGCTTCGACGGCAAGCGGCCAAGGAGCGGCTGTCCGTCTGCGCGGCCGGATCTCCTGCGGCGCCGGCGGCGATCGAGCGACTGTCAGCGGAGATGCCGCTCGGGGCGGCCGTCGTCGCCGTGCTGCGGGCGTCGCGAGCCTCGGCGGCTTGGGCGGCGGCGCAAGCCGATCGGCCGCCGGCGGCCGGCGAAGGGGATGCGGCGATCGCCTTCCGCTTGGACCGCGACGCGTGGGCGTTCGTCTATTACCGGAGCGCCCGGGGGATGCGCGGAGCGCTCGCCGCGGACGTCGCCGCCGCTTGGGACGCTCTCTTTCGGGAAGCGCCGCAAGCTTTCAAAGCGCGGCTCTTGCTGACCGACGAGCTGCGCGATTGGCGTGAATTCGGCGAGGCGGTGCGCCGAGCGCATGCGGAGGCGGACGACGGGCTGTTCCTGCCCTTCAATGCGGCGCTGCGTCTGAGCGCGCTGCCTTCGAGCGCGGCGCCGTTGCCGTCGCCGCCTTCCGAGGAGCGGCTCGCCCGCCTTCCGCGCGCCGAGGCCGCCGCTCTTCTCCGAAGGTGGATGCGGTCGCTTCCTGGAGAAGGCGGGGCGGCGGCGGCCGCCTGGCCTGCGGCGCGCGCGGCGCTGCCCCGGCTGCTCTGCGCCGCCGTCTCCGCCGAAGGGGCGCCGCCGCTCGACCGCTACGCGGAGGCGAGCGAGCGGCTGCAATCCGTCTTCGACGCGTCGGAGTTATTCGACGCGGTCGACCGATTGCTGGACGAATGGGCGAACGACGCGCGCCGCGGAAGCGCGGAGGCGGGCGCGCGCAGCGAGGTGCGGCAGGGGGTGGAGTATGTGCATCGGCATTACGATCAAGATATACATCTGCACGATGTCGCGAGGCGCGTCAATCTAAGCCCGAGCTGGTTCGCCGCCTTGTTCCGCGCGGAGATCGGGAAGCCCTTCAACGAATATGTCCAGCGCTATCGACTCGAGCGGGCGAAACGGCTGCTTCGCGAATCCGACCTGAAAGTATACGAGGTCGCCGAGTCGGTCGGCATCGCGAACGCGCGGTATTTTTCCCGTCTGTTTTACGACGCGTACGGGGTCACCCCGCTGGAATACAAAAAAGGGGGAGGTGGCTGA
- a CDS encoding Gfo/Idh/MocA family protein yields MEHRRCVNAAILGFAHGHVNGYIEEWRRNEDYGIRVATGWDHDRTRLAQAAEAHGLEACTDVEALLARPDVHAVVIASETSLHAELVVQAAAAGKAIVLQKPMALTSAEADMMVEAVKRYGVPFTMAWQMRVDPQNAKMKALLDEGRLGRAFTVRRRHGLSVGLQPAFADSWHVDPKLNRDIWADDASHPVDFLLWLLGEPESVTAEIESLHHPRIPMDNGVALFRYPGGPLAEVNCSFTCAAAENTTEIVCEKGTIVQNFGDAVSCNVPRAPGAPGLRWYSTEEGRWIDSGIETPETHFARIRALAEPLAAFLRGERGPIATAEEGRTALRMVLATYVSAREGRRVRLDDAAIESV; encoded by the coding sequence ATGGAACATCGCCGATGCGTGAACGCGGCGATCCTCGGATTCGCCCACGGGCACGTCAACGGGTACATCGAGGAATGGAGAAGGAACGAAGACTATGGGATTCGAGTCGCAACGGGCTGGGATCATGATCGGACGCGGCTCGCGCAAGCCGCTGAGGCGCACGGGTTGGAAGCTTGCACGGACGTCGAAGCGCTGCTGGCTAGACCCGACGTGCACGCCGTCGTCATCGCCTCCGAGACGTCGCTGCATGCGGAGCTCGTCGTCCAGGCGGCCGCCGCCGGCAAGGCGATCGTGCTGCAGAAGCCGATGGCGCTGACGTCGGCCGAAGCGGACATGATGGTGGAAGCGGTGAAGCGGTACGGCGTGCCGTTTACGATGGCGTGGCAGATGCGGGTCGACCCGCAAAACGCGAAGATGAAAGCGCTTCTTGACGAAGGCCGGCTCGGTCGCGCGTTCACGGTTCGGCGCCGGCACGGCTTAAGCGTCGGGCTGCAGCCCGCGTTCGCCGATTCGTGGCACGTCGACCCGAAGCTCAACCGCGACATCTGGGCGGACGACGCCTCGCATCCGGTCGACTTCTTGTTATGGCTCCTGGGCGAGCCGGAGAGCGTCACGGCGGAAATCGAGTCGCTGCATCACCCCCGCATTCCGATGGACAACGGCGTCGCCTTGTTCCGGTACCCGGGCGGCCCGCTCGCCGAGGTGAACTGCTCGTTCACGTGCGCGGCGGCCGAGAACACGACGGAGATCGTCTGCGAGAAGGGGACGATCGTACAAAACTTCGGCGACGCGGTCAGCTGCAACGTACCTAGAGCGCCGGGCGCGCCGGGCCTCCGATGGTATTCGACGGAGGAAGGGCGCTGGATCGACAGCGGCATCGAGACGCCGGAGACGCACTTCGCCCGCATTCGGGCGCTCGCGGAGCCGCTCGCGGCGTTCCTGCGAGGCGAACGCGGCCCGATCGCGACGGCGGAGGAAGGGCGTACCGCGCTTCGCATGGTGCTCGCGACGTACGTTTCGGCGCGCGAGGGACGCCGGGTGAGGCTCGACGACGCAGCGATCGAGAGCGTGTAG
- a CDS encoding Gfo/Idh/MocA family protein, whose protein sequence is MALKIGIVGMGGIGNNHAACYQKDELADLVAVCDVVKAKADAAAEKFGVKAYYSLQTMLESEPDLQIVDVTTGGIDNGSWHFEPAMEAILAGKHVLVEKPLAHDIEEGRQLYAAAEKMKVYLGCNLNHYFTPPAEKAMQYVNEGGVGELVYCLMKMGFNGGEAGYAAAGSPKIKDHPYFHMKAFLTHPFSVMRHFCGDITHIQTFSDRPGFRRNAGDVMVSINSIHVKFANGGVGYLLSQRGDAVYGLGGWWSFEMAGSKGTFAIENCVEKVSYWKAEKGIPAISVQPEPEVTNYGTNDFGTTFGNRLHAFLEDVSNGVPREQLRANGRDALAVLEYTFAVIESYERGGELVRPRRLPPLHGDPLTML, encoded by the coding sequence ATGGCATTGAAAATCGGCATCGTAGGCATGGGCGGCATCGGCAACAATCACGCCGCCTGCTACCAGAAGGACGAATTGGCGGATCTCGTCGCCGTGTGCGACGTCGTGAAGGCGAAGGCGGACGCGGCCGCGGAGAAGTTCGGCGTGAAGGCGTACTACAGCCTGCAGACCATGCTCGAGAGCGAGCCGGATTTGCAAATCGTCGACGTCACGACCGGCGGCATCGACAACGGCAGCTGGCACTTCGAGCCGGCGATGGAGGCGATTCTCGCGGGCAAGCACGTGCTGGTCGAGAAGCCGTTGGCGCACGACATCGAGGAAGGGCGGCAGCTGTACGCCGCGGCGGAAAAGATGAAGGTATATCTCGGCTGCAACCTGAACCATTACTTCACTCCGCCGGCCGAGAAGGCGATGCAATACGTGAACGAGGGCGGCGTCGGGGAGCTCGTTTACTGTTTGATGAAGATGGGCTTCAACGGCGGCGAAGCGGGATATGCGGCCGCGGGCTCGCCGAAGATCAAAGATCATCCATACTTCCATATGAAAGCGTTCCTCACGCATCCGTTCAGCGTCATGCGCCACTTCTGCGGCGACATTACGCATATCCAAACGTTCTCCGATCGTCCGGGCTTCCGCCGGAACGCGGGCGACGTGATGGTGTCGATCAACAGCATCCACGTCAAATTCGCGAACGGCGGCGTCGGCTACCTGCTCAGCCAGCGCGGCGACGCGGTGTACGGCCTCGGCGGCTGGTGGAGCTTCGAGATGGCGGGCTCGAAAGGCACGTTCGCTATTGAAAACTGCGTCGAGAAGGTGTCTTATTGGAAAGCGGAAAAGGGCATCCCCGCCATCAGCGTCCAACCGGAGCCGGAGGTGACGAACTACGGCACGAACGACTTCGGCACGACGTTCGGCAACCGGCTGCACGCGTTCCTCGAGGACGTCTCGAACGGCGTGCCGCGCGAGCAGCTGCGGGCGAACGGACGGGACGCGTTGGCGGTGCTGGAGTATACGTTCGCGGTCATCGAATCGTACGAACGCGGCGGCGAGCTCGTCCGTCCGCGGCGGCTGCCGCCGCTGCACGGCGATCCGCTGACGATGCTGTGA
- a CDS encoding sugar phosphate isomerase/epimerase family protein gives MIRLGVNSVLFKEFDFRTAARSIARAGYDGVELAAIQGMCEHLDLSRWQEQRDELLRIAEENGLSLLSMEVATLNEERLTTALEAAAGLGIPVVNVGPGGKSGVEEDVAASIAQLAKMSRKAEALGVTLCVKAHVGNAIYNTPTTLRAMAEIDSPAFGIDMDPSHIHRSGENAEEALPAVLSRVKHIHIRDCQGRAQGPGPIELQACGRGDIDLFGYCKAMVDGGYDGPVVLEVIGAKPEHSLADVATVAAESYGYLNACLKQLNAR, from the coding sequence ATGATACGATTAGGCGTCAATTCGGTGTTGTTTAAAGAATTCGACTTCAGGACGGCCGCACGGTCGATCGCGCGCGCCGGCTACGACGGCGTCGAGCTCGCGGCGATCCAAGGCATGTGCGAGCATCTCGATCTGTCCCGTTGGCAGGAACAGAGGGACGAACTGCTGCGAATCGCGGAGGAGAACGGCCTCTCGCTGCTCTCCATGGAAGTGGCGACGCTGAACGAGGAACGCTTGACGACGGCGCTGGAAGCGGCGGCCGGTCTCGGCATCCCGGTCGTGAACGTCGGCCCGGGCGGCAAGTCGGGCGTCGAAGAGGATGTAGCGGCGTCGATCGCCCAGCTCGCGAAGATGTCGCGCAAGGCCGAGGCGCTCGGCGTCACGCTTTGCGTCAAGGCGCATGTCGGCAACGCGATCTACAATACGCCGACGACGTTACGCGCGATGGCCGAGATCGATTCGCCCGCCTTCGGCATCGATATGGACCCGAGCCATATTCACCGCTCCGGGGAAAACGCCGAAGAAGCGCTCCCCGCCGTCCTCAGCCGCGTGAAGCATATTCACATCCGCGATTGCCAAGGCAGGGCGCAAGGACCCGGCCCGATCGAGCTGCAGGCGTGCGGCCGCGGCGACATCGACTTGTTCGGCTATTGCAAGGCGATGGTGGACGGCGGCTACGACGGACCGGTCGTACTGGAGGTCATCGGCGCGAAGCCGGAGCATTCGCTCGCGGACGTTGCGACCGTCGCGGCTGAATCGTACGGGTACTTGAACGCATGTCTGAAGCAGTTGAACGCGAGATAA
- a CDS encoding sulfatase family protein, whose protein sequence is MAKKQPNVIVFGIDSLRRDHMSSYGYGKLTTPYLDAFAKEGTLFEAHFSPSIPTTPAYASMLTGMDMFGTDVVALRHKGPLGGHVRTLAEMLGDAGYNTTCLGFTGNPSSRGFQTYLNYESWLPDDTGRTPKAQLLNDVAIPELERLAADEKPFFLFMRHMDPHSPYLPPKPYDRMFYGANEKDPSNRSMEPVYAFKPFADFLKSWIPEGVTDHEYVSAQYDGAVAYMDACIQAIFAKIEALGIIDETLVVITSDHGETLYEHDCFFDHHGLYDCTLVVPLIIKFPGRVPAGKRVADVSLIQDITPTIVQLLGLEPPYAFDGRSLVPAMYGEKSEKVSEFYITECTWMRKHGWRTPEWKLIRALEPDFHGKPEVELYNLIRDPEENENVADREPDVVAYLEQRMLAHIAKRESETGRTNPIYTNTDWSGTGKTFRSSQEAYESLYIGSISNARSLQAKEKEAQAK, encoded by the coding sequence ATGGCGAAGAAGCAACCGAACGTGATCGTATTCGGCATCGACAGCCTGCGCCGCGATCATATGAGCTCTTATGGATACGGAAAATTAACGACGCCTTATCTCGATGCGTTCGCGAAGGAAGGGACGTTGTTCGAGGCGCACTTCAGCCCGAGCATCCCGACGACGCCGGCGTACGCGTCGATGCTGACCGGCATGGATATGTTCGGAACGGACGTCGTGGCGCTGCGTCATAAAGGTCCGCTCGGCGGGCATGTGCGCACGTTGGCCGAGATGCTCGGCGACGCCGGTTACAACACGACCTGCCTCGGCTTTACCGGCAATCCGTCCTCGCGCGGATTCCAGACGTATTTGAACTACGAGTCCTGGCTGCCGGACGACACCGGGCGCACGCCGAAGGCGCAGCTGCTGAACGACGTCGCGATTCCGGAGTTGGAGCGATTGGCGGCGGACGAGAAGCCGTTCTTCCTGTTCATGAGACATATGGACCCGCACTCTCCGTATTTGCCGCCGAAGCCGTACGACCGCATGTTCTACGGCGCGAACGAGAAGGATCCGTCCAACCGTTCCATGGAGCCGGTGTACGCGTTCAAGCCGTTCGCCGACTTCTTGAAGTCTTGGATTCCGGAAGGCGTCACGGACCACGAATACGTCAGCGCCCAATACGACGGAGCCGTTGCGTATATGGACGCCTGCATCCAAGCGATCTTCGCGAAGATCGAGGCGCTCGGCATCATCGATGAGACGCTCGTCGTCATTACGTCCGACCACGGCGAGACGCTCTACGAGCATGATTGCTTCTTCGATCATCACGGCTTATACGATTGCACGCTGGTCGTGCCGCTCATCATCAAGTTTCCGGGACGCGTGCCGGCCGGCAAGCGGGTCGCGGACGTCTCGCTCATCCAAGACATTACGCCGACGATCGTGCAGCTGCTCGGCCTCGAGCCGCCGTACGCGTTCGACGGCCGCAGCCTCGTGCCGGCGATGTACGGCGAGAAGAGCGAGAAGGTGAGCGAATTTTATATCACCGAGTGCACCTGGATGCGCAAGCATGGGTGGCGGACGCCGGAGTGGAAGCTCATTCGCGCGCTGGAGCCCGACTTCCATGGCAAGCCGGAGGTAGAGCTGTACAACCTGATTCGGGACCCGGAGGAAAACGAAAACGTCGCCGACCGCGAGCCCGACGTCGTCGCTTATCTCGAGCAGCGCATGCTGGCGCATATCGCGAAGCGGGAATCGGAGACAGGCCGAACGAATCCGATCTATACCAATACAGATTGGAGCGGCACCGGGAAGACGTTCCGCTCGTCGCAGGAAGCTTATGAATCGCTCTATATCGGCTCGATCTCCAACGCCCGCTCCCTGCAGGCGAAAGAGAAGGAAGCGCAAGCGAAATGA